Proteins found in one Larimichthys crocea isolate SSNF chromosome I, L_crocea_2.0, whole genome shotgun sequence genomic segment:
- the cxxc5b gene encoding CXXC-type zinc finger protein 5, whose protein sequence is MSTAVDIAGPSSPDQAHSSGKIPNEPLRPSLKRSNHPYSLSHYISTPSPAVDVKSLIQPSPAQQRAAQPAHTKPRRTPSWPDMWESPSGLHLAHAAELLMRAGLLALTPTTTEQAGLGAQSSQPAKREAAEAKGGKGDGEGGGSGPEEEEEDSSGCGTDFQPFLGAWFPFSPALFPLAGFQMGGGHWRSAAMGAEGIEGLVAEGYSPGSLGGGSGGRRKRKRCGECVPCRRQTNCEQCSSCRNRKRGHQICKYRKCEELKRKPGGPGFESRVPGFDLRGSDYTLGLAQERSNGALDG, encoded by the coding sequence ATGTCCACTGCCGTAGACATCGCTGGCCCTTCCTCCCCAGATCAGGCCCACAGCAGTGGTAAAATCCCCAATGAGCCACTGAGACCCAGCCTTAAGCGCTCCAACCACCCCTACAGCCTCTCCCATTACATCTCCACCCCGTCCCCGGCCGTGGACGTCAAAAGCCTGATCCAGCCCTCCCCTGCCCAGCAGCGGGCGGCCCAGCCTGCGCACACTAAGCCCCGTCGGACCCCATCCTGGCCCGACATGTGGGAGTCACCCAGCGGGCTCCACCTGGCCCATGCCGCAGAGCTTCTGATGCGCGCCGGGCTGCTGGCTCTGACCCCCACCACCACAGAGCAGGCCGGGTTGGGTGCACAGAGCAGCCAGCCGGCTAAAAGGGAAGCTGCAGAGGCGAAGGGGGGAAAGGGGGACGGGGAGGGAGGCGGATCTGggcctgaggaggaggaagaggactcCTCTGGATGTGGCACTGACTTCCAACCCTTCCTAGGTGCCTGGTTCCCCTTCAGCCCCGCTCTGTTCCCCCTGGCCGGTTTCCAGATGGGGGGAGGCCACTGGAGGAGCGCGGCCATGGGAGCCGAGGGCATCGAGGGGCTCGTGGCCGAGGGCTACTCTCCTGGCTCTCTGGGCGGGGGCagcggagggaggaggaagaggaagaggtgcgGGGAGTGCGTACCTTGTCGGCGTCAGACGAACTGCGAACAGTGCAGCAGCTGCCGCAATCGCAAGAGGGGACACCAGATCTGTAAATACAGGAAGTGCgaggagctgaagaggaagCCGGGAGGTCCTGGGTTTGAGAGCAGAGTGCCCGGGTTTGACCTAAGGGGCTCCGACTATACTTTGGGTCTGGCACAGGAGAGAAGCAACGGCGCCCTGGATGGATAA